In Picosynechococcus sp. PCC 7002, the following are encoded in one genomic region:
- a CDS encoding efflux RND transporter periplasmic adaptor subunit, which translates to MATNAVVSSKVLDLQLKPWLYGLGIIAVAGICVVLFRPKPIPVEVVTIKPGPLQVMVIEEGQTYLEDRYLVSTSVAGYVPRLDLEVGDPVSQDQVIAQIDPLEFDNDVSAILAQINALQAEKTGVATLRPKTESLTQAEAKIKAVEAEIAGDQAIATELRIRFIQAQQEQQRGEFLYRNGAISKQALETLALNTKAIAQNLEVAQQRLNQAQANLQEAIAARDELRATQQDPDYLLEVYDAQIRSLEAELANRTDQVQRTAIKAPISGQVLRLYQKNYQYLEAGQPLLELGDLQNLAVMVDVLSSEATQIQPGNPVIINQWGGDRPLTGQVKRLEPAAFTKVSALGVEEQRVNVVVSLDDIPANLGDQYRVETQIVVWQAEDVLQVPLSALFRCDEQWCVFLMEAGQAQAVAVEIGHKTEQNAQVKSGLAANDQVILYPSGDIQTGRRVQPQADRAAPTN; encoded by the coding sequence GTGGCCACAAACGCCGTCGTATCCTCAAAAGTTTTAGACCTTCAGCTCAAACCATGGCTGTATGGTTTGGGGATCATCGCCGTTGCTGGAATTTGTGTTGTCCTCTTCCGCCCAAAACCGATTCCGGTAGAAGTCGTGACCATTAAACCGGGGCCTTTGCAAGTGATGGTCATTGAGGAAGGACAGACCTACCTTGAGGATCGCTACCTGGTGTCTACCTCCGTTGCAGGTTATGTGCCCCGACTGGATCTTGAAGTCGGTGATCCGGTGAGTCAGGATCAAGTAATCGCCCAGATTGATCCCCTCGAATTTGATAATGATGTGTCGGCAATCTTGGCCCAAATCAACGCCCTCCAAGCCGAAAAAACAGGCGTTGCCACCCTCCGACCAAAGACAGAGAGTTTGACCCAAGCAGAAGCCAAGATCAAGGCGGTTGAAGCGGAAATTGCAGGGGATCAGGCGATCGCCACGGAATTGAGAATTCGTTTCATCCAAGCGCAACAGGAACAACAACGGGGAGAATTTCTCTACCGCAATGGGGCCATCTCGAAACAAGCGCTGGAAACATTGGCACTGAATACGAAGGCGATCGCCCAAAATTTAGAAGTGGCGCAACAAAGACTGAACCAAGCCCAGGCGAATCTGCAAGAGGCGATCGCCGCACGGGATGAACTGCGGGCCACCCAACAGGATCCTGATTATTTGCTCGAAGTTTATGATGCCCAAATTCGCAGTTTAGAGGCAGAGCTTGCCAACCGCACCGACCAAGTCCAACGCACCGCGATCAAAGCGCCCATCAGTGGCCAAGTGCTGCGTCTCTATCAAAAAAATTACCAATATCTGGAAGCGGGACAGCCCCTGCTAGAGCTTGGAGATCTACAAAATTTAGCAGTGATGGTGGATGTGCTCTCCAGTGAAGCGACTCAGATTCAACCCGGAAATCCCGTCATCATCAACCAATGGGGTGGCGATCGCCCTTTGACGGGCCAAGTGAAACGCCTTGAACCAGCGGCTTTTACAAAAGTGTCGGCCCTCGGCGTCGAAGAACAACGGGTGAATGTGGTGGTTAGCCTCGATGACATTCCCGCCAACCTGGGCGATCAATATCGGGTCGAAACCCAGATCGTGGTTTGGCAAGCCGAAGATGTATTGCAGGTGCCCCTTAGCGCCCTATTTCGCTGCGATGAGCAATGGTGTGTGTTTCTCATGGAAGCGGGACAGGCCCAAGCGGTGGCGGTGGAGATTGGCCACAAAACGGAACAAAATGCCCAAGTCAAAAGCGGTTTAGCTGCCAATGATCAAGTGATCCTTTATCCCTCTGGAGATATTCAAACTGGGCGTCGAGTACAGCCCCAAGCAGACCGTGCAGCGCCGACAAACTAG
- a CDS encoding PPC domain-containing protein has translation MKIQQVANFSSRTVFLGALLMFQGATLTAANPFDNLENRCFEEVCDQYNCRLVEVPCSQSSSQNTSQEDGGDVALSCGNYGLPFQGPLEWTPYQEALNDGPQNPGPVYVIFSMITSEMRPNWTQNNGIWEVTGPFDLRAGKGYLLEFGPQTRQVRMIEGPLPYYVEGTASWVQVRNTDTFRNSYAYCIVSANKYNSATQSSTPSQTQTGANSRQWRGTLTRNSRVFDDGTFYNAHLFTGQAGDTIQITLETQAFDGLLILVDPQGEAIAQIDDNWKGEKETLVIKLPDTGEYTIVVNSYEAGETGDYLLSLNQNNSAAQAPTAPPEVALQEVTLFDNNNIYGVRNSPSSATQFSLPNAARLTYFMNYHWNDARGQAPGTMWLTHQEGTTYGPWQATTQPGQGGVPNAYWIVRPNATLKAGNYTIGDSHPSSWANNQQSGFKGMSLLKGISLGSANGSTGNAGNGTIDCSQLEGLDRILCEHDPRN, from the coding sequence ATGAAGATTCAACAGGTTGCTAATTTTAGTAGTCGGACTGTTTTTCTCGGAGCCCTACTGATGTTCCAAGGGGCGACCCTCACCGCAGCCAACCCCTTCGATAATCTCGAAAATCGCTGTTTTGAGGAAGTTTGTGACCAGTACAACTGTCGCCTTGTGGAAGTTCCCTGTAGTCAGTCCAGTTCCCAAAATACGTCCCAGGAAGATGGCGGTGATGTGGCCCTTTCCTGTGGGAACTATGGTTTACCGTTTCAGGGGCCTTTAGAATGGACGCCTTACCAAGAAGCTCTCAATGATGGTCCCCAAAACCCTGGGCCTGTGTATGTCATTTTTTCAATGATCACCTCAGAAATGCGGCCTAACTGGACTCAAAATAATGGGATCTGGGAAGTTACTGGCCCCTTTGATCTCAGGGCGGGCAAGGGTTATCTGCTAGAATTTGGCCCCCAAACGCGCCAAGTGCGGATGATTGAAGGCCCGCTGCCCTACTATGTCGAAGGAACCGCCAGTTGGGTACAGGTGCGAAACACCGACACGTTCCGCAACAGCTACGCCTATTGCATCGTTTCAGCAAATAAATATAACAGCGCCACCCAGTCATCTACACCGAGCCAGACCCAAACAGGCGCAAATTCAAGGCAATGGCGAGGCACCTTAACGAGGAATAGTCGGGTTTTTGATGATGGGACATTTTACAATGCGCATCTATTTACGGGGCAAGCCGGAGATACGATTCAAATTACCCTTGAAACCCAAGCTTTTGATGGATTGTTAATTTTGGTTGATCCCCAAGGAGAAGCAATCGCACAAATTGATGACAACTGGAAAGGCGAGAAGGAAACATTAGTCATTAAACTACCTGATACGGGGGAATATACCATCGTTGTTAATAGCTATGAAGCCGGCGAAACAGGGGACTATCTTCTCAGTCTCAATCAAAATAATTCCGCTGCCCAAGCACCAACAGCGCCCCCAGAAGTGGCCCTTCAAGAAGTAACTCTTTTTGATAACAATAATATTTATGGTGTTCGTAATAGTCCAAGTAGTGCCACACAGTTTTCTTTACCGAATGCGGCACGGTTGACTTATTTCATGAACTACCATTGGAACGATGCCCGGGGTCAAGCTCCTGGAACAATGTGGCTGACCCATCAGGAAGGCACCACCTATGGCCCCTGGCAAGCGACGACCCAACCGGGTCAAGGGGGCGTGCCCAATGCCTATTGGATTGTGCGCCCGAATGCCACCTTAAAAGCAGGCAACTATACCATTGGCGACAGTCATCCGAGCAGTTGGGCGAATAATCAACAATCGGGATTTAAGGGTATGTCTCTGCTCAAAGGCATTTCGCTCGGTAGTGCCAATGGTTCTACTGGGAATGCTGGGAACGGCACAATCGATTGCAGTCAATTGGAAGGACTAGACCGCATTTTATGCGAACATGACCCACGGAATTGA
- a CDS encoding oxidoreductase produces MTFKLDSLPSQQGKKAIVTGANTGLGFETALGLAKTGCHVILACRDMDKAAAAATEIRQQIPDANVETMALDLSQLASVKEFATAYRQRHQTLNLLINNAGIMFPPYSQTVDGFESQFCVNYLGHFLLTALLIDLMPDTAESRVVSLSSNAHKFGKINFQDLQSEQNYSATAAYGQSKLACLLFAVELQRRLAAKNKNILSVAAHPGIAPTELGRYIPAFLAGLIRLIFVPFFANSVAQGALPTLMAALDPAATGGDYFGPQGFGEMSGKPGRVEKSDQAKDEAIAKQLWETSETLINCPLTIPD; encoded by the coding sequence ATGACCTTTAAGCTCGATAGCCTGCCTTCACAACAAGGCAAAAAAGCCATCGTTACCGGCGCAAATACAGGGCTTGGCTTTGAAACAGCCCTCGGTTTGGCAAAAACAGGCTGTCATGTGATTTTGGCCTGTCGGGACATGGACAAAGCCGCGGCGGCTGCAACTGAGATCCGTCAGCAGATCCCCGACGCTAACGTGGAGACAATGGCGTTAGATCTGAGTCAATTAGCCTCTGTTAAAGAATTTGCTACGGCCTACCGTCAACGGCATCAAACTTTAAATCTCCTCATCAACAATGCGGGGATTATGTTCCCTCCCTATAGCCAAACGGTAGATGGTTTTGAAAGTCAGTTTTGTGTGAATTATTTAGGCCATTTCCTCTTAACGGCGCTCTTAATTGATCTGATGCCCGACACCGCAGAATCACGGGTTGTTTCGCTCAGTAGCAACGCCCATAAATTCGGCAAAATTAATTTTCAAGATCTACAGTCCGAGCAAAACTATTCGGCGACGGCGGCCTATGGCCAGAGCAAGTTGGCTTGCTTACTGTTTGCGGTGGAGTTGCAACGGCGGCTAGCAGCAAAAAATAAGAACATTCTCTCGGTGGCGGCTCACCCAGGCATCGCCCCCACGGAACTTGGCCGCTACATTCCGGCATTTTTAGCGGGCCTGATCCGTTTGATTTTTGTGCCTTTTTTCGCAAATTCCGTCGCACAAGGCGCATTACCCACCCTGATGGCCGCCCTCGACCCAGCGGCAACCGGAGGCGACTATTTTGGCCCCCAAGGCTTTGGGGAGATGTCCGGCAAACCAGGACGCGTTGAGAAATCAGACCAAGCCAAAGACGAGGCGATCGCCAAGCAATTATGGGAGACTTCTGAGACGCTGATCAACTGTCCATTGACGATCCCAGACTAA
- a CDS encoding cupin domain-containing protein — MATIRGKVCAGFALAIASVLTQQALVKAHPPEHFSHPSEIAQQSTGIDLPPGPNTMLRAPVSMAENLEVIISDVIIPPGRSLPLHYHPGEEFIYLLEGSVIHIETGKPNQILVAGDTYVIPPYAQHAPQGGPEGGRAIVFRVHVKGEPERILVENEE, encoded by the coding sequence ATGGCGACAATTCGTGGAAAAGTTTGTGCCGGTTTTGCCTTGGCGATCGCCAGTGTGCTCACCCAGCAAGCTCTAGTCAAAGCCCATCCCCCTGAACATTTCTCCCATCCATCTGAGATTGCCCAACAAAGCACTGGTATAGATTTACCACCGGGGCCAAATACAATGTTACGGGCGCCGGTGAGCATGGCAGAAAACCTCGAAGTGATTATCTCAGACGTGATTATTCCGCCGGGGAGAAGCTTGCCCCTCCATTACCATCCCGGTGAAGAATTTATCTATCTGCTCGAAGGCTCTGTGATTCATATCGAAACCGGAAAACCCAACCAAATTCTTGTAGCAGGCGATACCTATGTGATCCCGCCCTATGCCCAGCACGCTCCCCAAGGAGGCCCAGAAGGTGGGCGAGCTATTGTTTTTCGGGTGCATGTAAAAGGAGAGCCAGAGCGTATCCTAGTAGAAAATGAAGAATAA
- a CDS encoding phosphoglucomutase/phosphomannomutase family protein — MAFGNQQPIRFGTDGWRGIIAADFTFERVQRVAIATAHVLKENFANQAIDNTIIVGYDRRFLADEFALAAAEAIQGEGFHVLLANSFAPTPALSYAAHHHKALGAIALTASHNPAGYLGLKVKGAFGGSVSEEITAQIEARLEAGIDPQHSTTGRLDYFDPWQDYCAGLQQLVDLEKIRQAIAAGRLQVFADVMYGAAAGGLTQLLNAAIQEIHCEPDPLFGGRPPEPLEKHLSQLQRTIRAAHNQDLEAIQVGFVFDGDGDRIAAVAGDGEFLSSQKLIPILLAHLSQNRQYQGEVVKTVSGSDLIPRLSEYYGLPVFETPIGYKYIAERMQQTQVLLGGEESGGIGYGHHIPERDALLAALYLLEAIAIFDQDLGEIYQSLQSKANFYGAYDRIDLHLRDFSSRDRLLKILATNPPKAISNHDVIHSDPKDGYKFRLADQSWLLIRFSGTEPVLRLYSEAVNPKAVQEILAWAQTWAEAADQAEG; from the coding sequence TTGGCGTTTGGGAATCAACAGCCGATTCGGTTCGGCACAGACGGTTGGCGTGGCATTATTGCGGCGGATTTTACCTTTGAACGGGTGCAACGGGTGGCGATCGCCACAGCCCATGTTTTAAAAGAAAATTTCGCAAACCAAGCCATTGATAACACGATAATCGTCGGCTACGACCGGCGGTTTCTCGCAGATGAATTTGCCCTTGCTGCCGCCGAAGCGATCCAGGGGGAAGGATTTCACGTACTTCTAGCCAATAGTTTTGCGCCAACCCCAGCCCTGAGCTATGCCGCCCACCACCACAAGGCTCTGGGGGCGATCGCCTTAACGGCCAGCCATAATCCAGCGGGTTATTTAGGATTAAAAGTGAAAGGGGCTTTCGGCGGCTCGGTTTCCGAAGAAATTACGGCTCAGATTGAAGCGCGACTGGAAGCCGGGATTGATCCTCAACATTCAACGACGGGCCGTTTAGATTATTTTGATCCCTGGCAGGACTATTGCGCCGGATTACAGCAACTGGTTGATTTAGAAAAAATTCGCCAGGCGATCGCCGCTGGTCGTCTCCAGGTCTTTGCCGATGTAATGTATGGCGCAGCGGCGGGCGGTTTGACCCAACTGCTCAATGCGGCGATCCAAGAAATCCATTGTGAACCAGATCCTTTGTTCGGCGGCCGCCCACCAGAGCCTTTAGAAAAACATTTGTCTCAACTGCAACGCACCATTCGCGCCGCCCATAATCAAGATTTAGAGGCAATTCAGGTGGGATTTGTCTTTGATGGTGATGGCGATCGCATTGCTGCTGTGGCTGGGGATGGTGAGTTTCTCAGTTCCCAAAAGCTAATCCCGATTTTGCTGGCCCATTTGTCCCAAAATCGCCAATATCAAGGGGAAGTGGTAAAAACTGTCAGCGGCTCTGATTTAATCCCCCGTTTGAGCGAATACTACGGTTTGCCAGTCTTTGAAACACCCATCGGCTACAAATACATTGCCGAACGAATGCAACAGACCCAGGTGCTTCTTGGTGGCGAAGAATCCGGCGGCATTGGCTACGGCCACCACATTCCCGAACGGGATGCGCTGCTGGCGGCATTGTATCTCCTAGAGGCGATCGCCATTTTTGATCAAGACCTCGGCGAGATTTACCAGAGTCTTCAAAGCAAAGCTAATTTTTATGGCGCCTACGACCGCATTGATTTACATTTGCGGGATTTCTCCAGCCGCGATCGCCTATTAAAAATCCTCGCGACAAATCCCCCCAAGGCGATCTCCAACCATGACGTAATTCACAGCGACCCCAAAGATGGCTATAAATTCCGCCTTGCTGATCAAAGTTGGTTGCTGATTCGCTTCAGTGGTACCGAGCCTGTACTGCGGTTATATAGTGAAGCGGTCAATCCTAAAGCCGTACAAGAAATCCTCGCCTGGGCGCAAACCTGGGCTGAGGCTGCCGACCAAGCCGAAGGTTAG